attttaaaaaaggagttggCTAGGGTTttaagtcagttaagtgactcactcttgatttcagcataAGTCATGATACCAGGGTTGTAACACTGAGCAtctcatcaggctctgtgccagatgtggaacctgcttaagaatctcactctcctccttctgccacttcatctctccctctcataaaaataaagggaCTGGCTAGTGTAGAAGACAATTATAAATACAGGCTAAAGGCTTGTGATCAGCTGAGGAGCTAGGATTTACTGTAACCTGCATGTAACACTAAATAGTGTTGCCCCacctcagaaggaaaacaaaaaattcattcaAACTAAATACTTAGGGCAAAAGCCCAGGTTTTAATAACAGATAACATTCAAGTTGCAATGCTTTTTCTTAGCCTCAAGAAAACAATTTTCAGAGTGAACTCATGCCAGGAGGCGTCAACAATATCAAATTGCATCCAGGACAGCCACCTGGTTCTGCTTTATCATTGATCATTTCTATAATAGGTTTACAAGTTGTGGGTGTGAGTATCTTTCttgagaaagtggtccaattcTAGTTTGTCTAGTACCTCCTGAAGGTGACCGATTAGGTCTTGTCTTTGGACTCTGAAAATAAAGAGAGACATCATTAACcaaaaaatatctaaagaacCTATAAAGCAATATTCTCCGTAGAAAATGCAATGAGGAGTAACATTTGcatgagaacaaaaaaaaaagacatttgcaagATAAGGGACAATCCAGCAAATGCAAAGAGTGACAGTTCAGGGTCAATGAATGTCCTCCTCAAACTCAGGTATGAACAGTAGGTTCCTGGAGCTTAAAGGAACCAGTGAGATTCAGATGATATCACTCTAAACTGGAGACAACATGAACTCTGAGTGAGGACCAGGGTTTGAGAAATTCCAGCAGGGCACAATGCCACCTCTCCCCAAGCAACCCACTGGGCCCCCGAGAAACACACTAGACAATTCTTCCTACACTCACTTTGCTGCTTGCTTCATGGCATATATCACGAACTTTCTCTGCAGTTCTGGAGGTCCTTGTACTCCTTCAAGcaatttgaggattttttcatattctgatcatgtttagaaaaaaaaaaaaaccttcaggaCGTGTAAAGAACAAAGAGGAGGTATAACAAAAACTTGATGTCTCAGCAATCATTCAAGAGCTAGAATGTTAGAGCATGTGAGCTTTCCATGCTTACATACAGACATTCGAACACAGCCACTAGTGGATCTCTCAGAAACAATAAGCAATTAAGGAATacaaaggattaaaaacaaagtttactAGCACATTTCTGTTCAAATAATGAGGAACTATTCTAATTGTGAAAACTCAATTCTGGTAAAGGATGAGCCTCAACAAGTTGGTTGGATCTAGTCTAACTCAAAGAATTAGAAAGACTTGCTCGGGTTTCATGGAGAGAAATTCTTTTTACTTACGTCCTCCAAACTCTCGAATTTCCTTCTTCAACTGCGCTTTGACTTCCATATTGATCACTATTGGTATTGGCAGTTTATCTGGCACATCTCCCGACACAGACATTGCCATGACCTTGGGGTCAACTGCAGAGAGACAGCTGGTAATGATTATTCTTACCAGTGCATTACTACCAGGTTCGTGAAGCAACCCACCCTTGCTGATTGCGCTTAAGTCATGAGACAAAGAATCCAAGTGACTGTGTGGAATGCCATCTCCTGACGTATTCATAAGCTCTGGAGGAACAGATTTTGATAAGAGGCCAtcgggggtggggagtggggtttGACCACTTCTCGTCCCCTCCCCATGGATACTATGAAAGACAGGTGCATCTGGAAACCAGATTGAATGTGGAGCTGCAATCATGAGCATTTCAACAACCCCACACAGACATCATCCACATGCTCCGTGTCTCTAAAGTTTTCATTTCATAGCAGAAGGCGATACCAAATAGATGGATCGGACCTAAAAACTGGACctcaagaaaaataatgcaataaagaAGCCTCTTATATTCCTGAACTATGTGTACACATAGAAACCTACTTGGACACGATAACCAATTAAAAACCCCTCACAGAGCCGTGGCACTCTTCAATTAATGTCCCCTTGATGCCCTCAACAAATGGAAAAGCTAAATGTGTCCCTTGGTATCAGAATGCCTCAACTGGCACCCCATCACCAAAAATCCCAGCCAGTAAATGACAATCCTCTTCAGTCTTTTCCATCACAGAAATTTAATTTGCTGTACTCCAAGTGTGATGGGTCTACTTCATTCAATCATCTTCCTCTTGCTAGGCATCAAGCCAACACTGGGGatcagcagtgaacaagacagaagaAACCCTTCCCTTTTGGAATGTATAACCCTGGTGGTAGgtataaaatgagcaaagggataAATACAGTTTGTGTCAGGAAGTAAGTAAGCAGGGATGTTACAGACAGCAGAAAGGGAAGCATCCACGAGTGTGTTGTCAGCCAGGGgcctctgaggaggtgacacctgggcagaggcaggagcaggagaCAGAACTGGCCTGTGCATACACAAAGCAGGAGTTCCAGGGGACCTGAGGGCCATGCAGGACCCCTAGAGTGGGACAAACCAGGTGTGGGTAGCAATTGGACACACAGGGTTAGCAAGCAGGACACAGAGAGGATAGCTGATGGTAGGAGATGATGGCAGGTCCAGGTCCTGTAGTGTGTGTAGACCAGCATTTGGATCTCAGAATCCGTGCAGAATACAGGGTGGAGTTGATGACACTAATGATGCACGTGAACTGATAACTCTGTGGACATGGTCACTCTGGGCACACAGCAATAGATGGGCTCCTAGGGTCAAGTGGGGAAGCAGGATGTAAGCTCAGAAGCTAGGGGAGCAGGTGAATGAGGCAGGAGGCACCATGGTATGAGGCACAGTGTAATGATGGGACTCAGGAACAATGACAGTACTAAGAGtctctggagaaagaagagcacaAGGAAGAATGAAAAGGCATATTCAAGAAGAAGGAAAGCAGTAGGGTGAGGAGGCTGGGAAGCCAGAAATGTTTCTAGGAAGGACAGAGTGAACACCTGGCCCAGTGTGGCTAAGAAATTGAGGGCAGCATCAGCCAAAGCTGGTAACCTTGACGGGAAATGCTCCCGTGGTGTGGAGGGCCCAGAGACAGGGCTTCCGTGGGTGAGGTCAGGAAGGGGAGGGTAGGACGGGCATCCTCACCATCTTCCAAGGCCATGGCTGAGCCCACGGGGTGGgatgctccctctccttcctctttcactgACAGCAGTGCCATCCTCTGCATTTTCTTAGACGGAGGAGGAGTGATGGGTTTCCCAGGACGTTTCGTTTGGCTTTCGGGCACAACAGCAGACTCCTCTGCTTTATCAGTCATCACTTCCTGAGGAGCATCAAGAAACATGTTCCATTAATGACTAAAACGCAACTCTACCTacacagtatggagggtccttaacaagttaaaaatagaacgacTGCTGGAAAGATTTCTAAGTTCCAGCAATTTCCCTACTAAGtacttacccaaaggatacaaacttactgatttgaaggggcgcatgtttatagcagcatttgcTACAAGACCCAAACTATGGTAAGAGCacaagtgtccatcgactgataaGTGTACAAAGAACAGgtggtgtatatacaatggaatattacagagccataaaaaaacatgaaatcttgCAATTACTTAGATGGAGCTAAGAGCATAATCCTAATTGAAATAAAACAGTCAGAGAGAAGCAAATAggctatgatttcactcatatttggaatttaagatacaaaactaacttaggagtctctcatgttctgtcaccctctctgatatttcccactcattttctctcctttcgccTTTaagccctttcactatttcttatattccctgtatgaatgaaaccatataatgtttgtcctaactctgggaaatgaacaaggggtagtggaagaggaggtgagtgggaggacagagtgactgggtgacgggcactgagggggacccttgatgggatgagcaccgggtgttatactatacgttggcaaatcgaactcagataaaaataatatacaaaaaaaaaaaaaaaaaagaaagaaaactgatgaaCGTGGGAGCAAAAGGTGGGGAAAACCATCAAAAAGACTCCTAAGTACAGAGACCAAACCAAGGTTTAGTAAAGGGGAGATGGGCATGGGGTCGGGTCTAATGCGTGACAGGGACTAAAGAGGACagttgttgtgatgagcaccacgTAATGCATGGCAGTgtagaatcactgaattctaacCCTGAAACGAATAGtaagtttgtattttaattcaCTGGAGTtggaataaaaacttgaaaattaatGCAAGCATTCCAAAACTGCTTtctacacatgtatatacacatgcatcCAGGTCATTTATATGAGGTTTAATAGGGTACACTTTTCAATGATGCCCACTCAAATATCTGTTTTCAGGAAACCCAGCTTAATTTCCATCCAGTCCATGTGGAAAATGGGAGAAGCTAACATACAGGTGTCATCCAAAGGCAAACAATGCACATGATGAATCAGATTGCTTCCAGAATGTGAACCCCTCAGCAAGAATTGAATAGACACGTGATTACATCTCGGAGGAAGGACAAACCATCTTGTGAAAATCCTTTCAGGGGAAATCATTTCCCTTCTTGATTCGATTTAAGTGAACATTACCACTATTGTCTGAATCTTCACAGAATTCCCCTTAGTAGAGGGTAAGAGGAGAACTCTTTAATCCACCCACTTCCAATGGCAGGGAGTTCAAACACATCAGAGTAGGAGCCATGTGATGAGCACTTGTCAGTGTTGCTGATGGATCAAATGGTTACGTATTGGTATGAGAGATTACTGGAAATGTCTTCTCACCCTAGGATAACCCCCACATTTGCCCCAGCATGTTGTCAAATATTTGTGGTCAATACCTGTTCTGAACCATGGACAGTTTCCCTTCAGCAGGAGTGCAAAAGAGGGAAATGATTTTCATGGAACTTTTCCTTCCAGCTAGATTCCCTGCTAAATGCTTTCCTCGTACTGACTCACTTAATCTTCCACAGGGCCCGCTGGTTTGCAACACTGGACACTCCCCAGGGTGACGTAAGAAACTGGCCCCCTACtcaaagagcagagagaggatgAAGGAAGAGGACCGCTAAACCAGATTGGTAGATATCAGGTGTAACAAGCAAGGGCATTTACACGCGAGGCTTGTCTTTGGCTGGCAGGAGGAATAGATAATCCACCCCTCCTTCCAGACCCTTCAGATTTATATGACCTCAATTAGGTTCAGTCACATAGGTGCACATCCAGCAGCAATCATGCCCCCTCCATGAGCTCCTCAGACACTCCACCCCTCAGGACTGACTATGATAATCATGTCCGTTTCCCTCTGCCACAATGTGCCCTGAGCGGTCAGCCAGGGGTTCCTTGGGCATACAGGTAGATCCTCTGGTGGCTCTCTGGCTACACCAACTGTtggattgcttcctttgctgggCCTAAGAgtagccccacccccacccccgtagAAAGTTCTTCACAACTGGTGCCCAATCTGTAACGGGACACCACAGGAGCTACAGAAGTCCAAGGttggaaaaacagataaaaacagtGTTTGTATGGGAAGGTCATCCCCTTATGCAAGAATCCCAGTTGTGGCCTGCTCCCTACATGTTCCTGTGGCTGCAGCATCAGGAAACTGACCTCATAATGCCTCCCACACATGCTGGGCAAGGAAGGCAGCAGTCAGGCCAGACGAGATGGACTGGGAGCAGGATCTGCCAGAGCAGGACCCCACCTGCTCCCCTCTAACAACAGTGTGGGCTCCCATCTGGGTATGGTGCATCTTGGCAGAAGAGGGGGATCCCACGCGGGCATGGAaccctttcccctccctcacAGCTGTGAGGAAACACACTCTTCCTGCAGAGATCCCCTTGCAAATCCCAGAAGATCCCATCTCTCCCGGGACCCATGGGGCTTAGTGTCCTGAGCGCAGCAGAGCACAGTGATCCACTGTGAGAGTCGGGCTGTGCCTGTCTCCTGAGACTTCCATAGCCTTATGAGGCTGTCTCTCAGGGGACCCCAGTCCAGAGTATGGGGTAAGAAACAGGCTCTATTGCTTCGTCATTCAAATACATTATAGCTGGGACAGTACTGTAGTCCAGCAGAACAAGGTGGATTTACTGTAGGCTATTTAATCTGCTGTTTTAATTTCCGATTCTTCCCTTCTACCATCCCGCTGCCCACAGCTCAATGGGACATGGAACCTTCACACCATGTCAAGTTCCTCTGCCCAGTCTTTCATATCATGATGCTTAAAACATGACCCAGATCCCTGTCTATTTGACAAGGGTATGTCTACACAGAAATCTTCTCTGATCCCCTAATGGTGGCGGCCTGTTTTGCCCATTAGGAGAAAGCTTCCATTAGGCCAGATATGTTGTCTACACAAAGGATGGCATATTGAGGACCCTCACTGGGATGGAGGGGCCCACGTATCACTTGCCACCCCCACATCAGGTGAGAACTCGGGCAGATGGTGCCAGATTCCTCTGGAGGTTGCCTGGGGCCCTGTTCAGAAGGCACAGGGCAGGCTGCTGTTGCATTAACATAGTCCCTGTGTTGTTTAGGACCATTCTGCCTGGTGTTGCACTGTGACCTTCCTGCCCACTCATGCGAGCTGCCAGATCTATGGGAGGGGCAGGCACTAGGGCTCTGGTAGGGCATCAGCTTCCTCATGGCCAGGAGTCTCAGTGCCTTAGGAGCCAGAGTGTGCAAAACAGCAAAGACAGCCTGGCAGACAAACCCAAATATCTCCCCACATACCGTGGCCTCACGAGGACTTAATCTTGATCATCCACCCTCAGCATCCCAGTGTCCAGGCTCTAGGGATCATCCCTGCATTTCAGACCAACTGTCAGCGCTTACATTCTGGGCCCCTTGGTCTAGCAGTCATCGCCACGCATCCCAGAGCCACATGAACCACACCTGGAAGTGTGCCTTGGCCTTTGGATGGGTGGGGTGGTCTTCAGGCGTCTAACAGACTTCCACACCTCCCCACACAGAGGGCAATGGCCAAGCCTGAAATTCCCcaatggagcctccttctccagaTCCATTTCTCTAGTCTCATGGCTGGTTGACCCCTGGAGATTACTGTGCAGCTTCTGGGTGAATTCAGACACTCATCCGT
The window above is part of the Vulpes lagopus strain Blue_001 chromosome X, ASM1834538v1, whole genome shotgun sequence genome. Proteins encoded here:
- the LOC121482679 gene encoding cancer/testis antigen family 45 member A10-like; translated protein: MTDKAEESAVVPESQTKRPGKPITPPPSKKMQRMALLSVKEEGEGASHPVGSAMALEDGEDARPTLPFLTSPTEALSLGPPHHGSISRQVDPKVMAMSVSGDVPDKLPIPIVINMEVKAQLKKEIREFGGQYEKILKLLEGVQGPPELQRKFVIYAMKQAAKVQRQDLIGHLQEVLDKLELDHFLKKDTHTHNL